In the genome of Molothrus aeneus isolate 106 chromosome 5, BPBGC_Maene_1.0, whole genome shotgun sequence, one region contains:
- the PRRT4 gene encoding proline-rich transmembrane protein 4, translated as MSPLCPAGGAAAPRLLLALLCLARAAAPPPPSAPPGTPPAPHSDSPVLSLNLGLNFKIKVRSQGGPRPPAPPTPPGAPRSPGPPPRSAAPPTLPEPGEEPGSAGPPEEAPGRGGAPARGATTPGPGRPRDKQLELDIAIDLTAGLDPPPGGAGAAVPPTSLLRGPPGRPQLLPGLSELAGRLSAAGFLFPTGPPRIGAEGGNASLELDEAGSGAEPALSPGRQPSRGAAPPPAAASACTPGSACGSGGPDPGGASPAPPFSWPPHFLPLGTPWPEAAALWGAAWAGHVYGAGAAFALLGALGALLLLGGRRPGLARLLGALLALSAFARAFPLFFDPYELGGRLPPPAARALFELPFPCLGWGLALAPPAAGPAPLLLALGVLHLGGVLGAVGALAALGGPPALLLLLPRALFAALAAALALRGLRRCGAGGGRAKRGGAGGARAGVPRGLGAAAAALSAGLQLFGALQFWGWAATPAPGPWAWWGLQLGARLAELAMGGALAALAFAAPPSGRAPPGGPAEPPEGGGGRGTGEEGGAPPESPLDADGDPTAGYRPPSPIDLRRSIDEALGAPGMFRAGNGGIGGAAGARIGLIGNAGNTGVGVTGSAGNGGKTKSNGVSVLGSTGSTEISVISAAGSARSAASTASTGTSSTALPGGGSSGSTAGTGTSALPGAGSAAMPGLGTGSAIGTAGAAAAGGTGTAGTSADGTAAGTRGPGTADTPGAPGAPGAGSSAPRGPPTAPRPSGLSRAASCGGGPARGGDPGAAPPARGAPTPGTPAQGPPRAAPPPLRPSQSWAEGSPRPGPAPPETPAGGGGPSPGSDTIDL; from the exons ATGTCGCCGCTGTGCCCCGCGGGGGGGGCGGCCGCCCCCCggctgctgctggcgctgctctgcctggcccgGGCCGCCGCCCCCCCGCCGCCCAGCGCCCCCCCCGGGACGCCCCCCGCGCCCCACAGCGACTCCCCCGTGCTGTCCCTCAACCTCGGCCTCAACTTCAAGATCAAGGTGCGGAGCCAGGGGGGGCCGcgcccccccgcgccccccacGCCCCCGGGCGCCCCCAGGAGCCCGGGCCCCCCCCCCCGCAGCGCCGCGCCCCCCACGCTGCCGGAGCCCGGCGAGGAGCCCGGCTCCGCGGGACCCCCGGAggaggcgccgggccgggggggCGCCCCCGCCCGCGGGGCCACGACCCCCGgcccggggcggccccgggacaagcagctggagctggacaTCGCCATCGACCTGACGGCGGGGCTGGACCCCCCcccggggggcgcgggggcggcCGTGCCCCCCACCAGCCTCCTGCGGGGCCCCCCCGGCCGCCCCCAGCTCCTGCCGGGCCTCTCGGAGCTGGCCGGGAGACTGAGCGCCGCCG GGTTCCTGTTCCCCACGGGGCCCCCCAGGATCGGCGCCGAGGGGGGAAACGCGTCCCTGGAGCTGGACGAGGCGGGGAGCGGCGCCGAGCCAG CGCTGTCCCCCGGCCGCCAGCCCTCCCGGGGGGccgcgccgccccccgccgccgcctccgcctgCACGCCCGGCTCCGCCTGCGGCTCGGGGGGGCCGGACCCCGGCGGGGCCTCCCCCGCGCCCCCCTTCTCGTGGCCGCCCCACTTCCTGCCGCTGGGCACCCCCTGGCCCGAGGCGGCGGCGCTGTGGGGCGCGGCCTGGGCCGGGCACGTCTATGGGGCGGGGGCGGCCTTCGCGCTGctgggggcgctgggggcgctgctgctgctgggggggcgCCGCCCGGGGCTGGCCCGGCTGCTGGGGGCGCTGCTGGCCCTGTCCGCCTTCGCCCGCGCCTTCCCGCTCTTCTTCGACCCCTACGAGCTGGGGGGGCGCctgccgccccccgccgcccggGCGCTGTTCGAGCTGCCCTTCCcgtgcctgggctgggggctggcgctggcgccccccgccgccggccccgctccgctgcTGCTGGCGCTGGGGGTGCTGCACCTGGGGGGGGTCCTGGGCGCCGTGGGGGCGCTGGCGGCGCTGGGGGGGCCcccggcgctgctgctgctgctgccccgcGCTCTGTTCGCGGCGCTGGCGGCCGCGCTGGCGCTGcgggggctgcggcgctgcggggcgggcggggggcgcgccaagcgcggcggggcggggggggcgcggGCGGGGGTCCCGCGGGGGctgggggcggcggcggcggcgctgagcGCGGGGCTGCAGCTCTTCGGGGCGCTGCAGTTCTGGGGCTGGGCCGCGACCCCCGCGCCCGGGCCCTGGGCCTggtgggggctgcagctgggggcgCGCCTGGCCGAGCTGGCCATGGGGGGGGCGCTGGCCGCGCTCGCCTTCGCCGCCCCCCCGAGCGGCCGCGCCCCCCCCggcggccccgccgagccccccgagggcggcggcgggcggggaaCGGGCGAGGAGGGGGGGGCGCCCCCCGAGTCCCCTCTGGATGCGGACGGGGACCCCACAGCCGGGTACCGGCCCCCGTCCCCCATCGACCTGCGCCGCTCCATCGACGAGGCCCTGGGAGCGCCGGGAATGTTCCGGGCCGGGAACGGCGGCATCGGGGGCGCCGCGGGCGCCAGGATCGGCCTCATCGGCAACGCCGGGAACACCGGCGTCGGTGTCACGGGTAGCGCCGGGAACGGTGGGAAAACCAAGAGCAACGGGGTCAGCGTGCTCGGGAGCACCGGGAGCACCGAGATCAGCGTCATTAGCGCCGCCGGCAGCGCCCGCAGCGCCGCGAGCACCGCGAGCACCGGCACCAGCAGCACCGCCCTACCGGGGGGCGGCAGCTCCGGGAGCACCGCGGGCACCGGCACCTCCGCCCTACCGggggccggcagcgccgccATGCCCGGGCTGGGCACCGGGAGCGCCATTGGCACAGCCGGGGCTGCGGCAGcgggcggcaccggcaccgcggGGACGAGCGCGGATGGCACGGCCG ctgggacacgggggcctggcacagctgacacccccggtgcccccggtgcccccggtgCCGGCAGCTCCGCCCCCCGCGGCCCCCCCaccgccccccgcccctccGGGCTGTCCCGCGCCGCCTCCTGCGGggggggcccggcccgggggggggatcccggcgctgcccccccggcccggggggcgccgacccccgggacccccgcgcAGGGCCCCCCCcgggcggcgccgcccccgcTGCGGCCGTcgcagagctgggctgaggggagcccccggcccggcccggcgccccCCGAGACccccgcgggcggcggcggccccagccccggcagcgACACCATTGACTTGTAG
- the LEP gene encoding leptin, whose translation MRGPGASLRALLCLAVALAVGGGRPVRLERVRADARALTRTLSTRLQQLQLFPLTLRISGLEGVPEGALPDGGAPPGLGWAAQRLQLFQRLLAALPGADLRLAQVANDLENLRSLLAVLGALLGCPAPREPPPAPPAPPNEAPHTLAGVALARLRGCLDGVAARLEGVPAC comes from the exons ATGCGGGGTCCCGGTGCGTCCCTGCGGGCGCTGCTGTGCCTGGCGGTGGCGCTGGCGGTGGGCGGGGGTCGCCCCGTGCGGCTCGAGAGGGTCCGGGCGGACGCGCGGGCCCTGACCCGGACCCTCAGCACgcgcctgcagcagctccag CTGTTCCCGCTGACCCTGCGCATCTCGGGCCTGGAGGGGGTCCCGGAGGGGGCGCTCCCGGACGGGGGGGCgcccccggggctgggctgggccgccCAGCGGCTCCAGCTGTTCCAGCGGCTCCTggcggcgctgcccggggcCGACCTGCGCCTGGCCCAGGTGGCCAACGACCTGGAGAACCTGCGCAGCCTGCTGGCCGTGCTGGGCGCGCTGCTGGGCTGCCCCGCGCCCCGCGAGCCGCCCCCGgcgccccccgcgccgcccAACGAGGCCCCGCACACGCTGGCCGGGGTGGCCCTGGCGCGGCTCCGCGGCTGCCTGGACGGGGTCGCCGCCCGCCTCGAGGGGGTCCCCGCGTGTTAG
- the RBM28 gene encoding RNA-binding protein 28 — protein MAAPEARTVLVRGLPAGATAALLERLFGHLGPIRRCFVVTEKGSPKCRGFGYVTFSLSEDAARALREPPELGGRRLPVSPARPRARPPARGTDTPGARGERGEQGETPPEPPRAKRPRGPSRKARLILRNLSFQCSEEELQALFTPFGPVVELNLPRKPDGTPRGFAFVQLRNLREAAAALRGLNGAQIRGRPLAVDWAVAKDKYQGTQGPPKPPEGEEKGEKKKEKEEEEDDEGKDEEDEEEEEDEEEEEEEEEEEEEEEVVAAPRQTPKRGSGLRAGLGARKKKKIEEDEEEDEEEEEQEEDEEKEEDEEDEDEEDEEDEDEEEEPPRRRGQRPSDVSEGRTVFIRNLSFDTEEEELQESLEQFGGLCYVRLVLHPHTGTPKGSAFAKFETPEGAQKCIQAAQEGPEGGGLRLGGRLLRVDPALSQEQARGLPAGTARPRGGTRNLYLAREGAIRPGSRAAEGVSDSDMAKRARFEELKRRRLQDPNVAVSRTRLCLHNLPKALDSARLRALLRATLRGTNGAAPCIKECRVMRELRGQGKSLGFAFVEFGEHEEALGALRRLNNNPELFGAHKRPIVEFALEDRRKLRLREQRIQRGLLKAKAKAAAGPAEGPEGAPDPPKAQPAPPKAQPAPPKAQPAPPAGSGGPQPPPGPPPGAPWAGFRTQGPGLRGAPGAPRTKVLALPSHRGPKIRKRDKGKKAQPPPKPPKAPKASRRREKLRVPPPQGQRRRRGGPGGAEARFQELVERYKRKILGSTPATARGGKWFES, from the exons atggcggcgcccgaGGCGCGCACGGTGCTGGTGCGGGGCCTCCCCGCCGGAGCCACCGCCGCGCTCCTGGAGCGGCTCTTCGGGCACCTGGGGCCGATCCGCCGCTGCTTCGTGGTCACTGAGAAGG GCTCCCCGAAATGCCGCGGGTTCGGGTACGTGACGTTCTCTCTGAGCGAGGacgcggcgcgggcgctgcgggagccCCCCGAGCTGGGCGGGCGGCGCCTGCCCGTGAGCCCCGCCCGGCCGCGGGCCCGGCCGCCCGCGAGGGGCACGGACACCCCCGgggcgcggggggagcggggagagcagggagagaccCCCCCGGAACCCCCCCGGGCCAAGAGACCGCGGGGCCCTTCCCGCAAGGCACGGCTGATCCTGCGCAACCTCAGCTTCCAG tGCTCCGAGGAGGAGCTCCAGGCTCTCTTCACCCCCTTTGGCCCCGTGGTGGAGCTGAACCTGCCCCGCAAGCCTG ACGGGACCCCGAGGGGCTTCGCCTTCGTCCAGCTCCGGAACCTGCGCGAGGCGGCTGCGGCCCTGAGGGGGCTCAACGGGGCCCAGATCAGag gGCGGCCCCTGGCTGTGGACTGGGCCGTGGCCAAGGACAAGtaccaggggacacagggacccccaaaaccgcctg agggagaggagaaaggggagaaaaaaaaggaaaaagaggaagaagaggatgaTGAAGgaaaggatgaggaggatgaagaggaagaggaggatgaagaggaagaggaggaggaagaggaggaggaggaagaggaagaggttGTCGCGGCGCCCCGGCAGACCCCAAAAAGGGGAtcagggctcagagctgggctgggggccaggaaaaaaaagaagatagaggaagatgaggaggaagatgaagaagaggaagagcaggaggaagatgaggaaaaagaagaggatgaggaggatgaggacgaggaggatgaagaggatgaagatgaggaag AGGAGCCCCCCCGCAGGCGCGGGCAGCGCCCGTCGGACGTGAGCGAGGGCAGGACCGTGTTCATCCG GAACCTCTCGTTCGACaccgaggaggaggagctgcaggagagcctGGAGCAGTTCGGGGGGCTCTGCTACGTGCGGCTGGTGCTGCACCCCCACACCGGCACCCCAAaag gcTCTGCCTTTGCCAAGTTTGAGACCCCCGAGGGGGCCCAGAAATGCAtccaggctgctcaggagggGCCCGAG GGCGGGGGGCTGCGCCTGGGGGGGCGGCTGCTGCGCGTGGACCCCGccctgagccaggagcaggCCCGGGGGCTCCCGGCGGGGACAGCCCGGCCCCGAGGAGGCACCAGGAACCTGTACCTGGCCCGGGAGGGGG CCATCCGGCCGGGCTCGCGCGCTGCCGAGGGCGTCAGTGACTCGGACATGGCCAAGCGAGCGCGG ttTGAGGAGCTGAAGCGGCGGCGGCTGCAGGACCCCAACGTGGCCGTGTCGCGGACGCGGCTGTGCCTGCACAACCTGCCCAAGGCGCTGGACTCGGCGCGGCTGCGCGCCCTGCTGCGAGCCACCCTGCGTGGCACCAACGGCGCCGCTCCCTGCATCAAGGAG TGCCGGGTGATGCGGGAGCTGCGGGGCCAGGGCAAATCTTTGGGGTTTGCCTTCGTGGAGTTTGGGGAGCACGAGGAGGCCCTGGGGGCCCTGCGGCGCCTCAACAACAACCCCGAGCTCTTCGGGGCCCACAAG CGCCCAATCGTGGAGTTTGCGCTCGAGGACCGGCGGAAGCTGCGGCTGCGGGAGCAGAGGATCCAGCGGGGGCTG CTCAAGGCCAAGGCCAAGGCAGCTGCAGGACCCGCAGAGGGTCCCGAGGGAGCCCCGGACCCCCCCAAGGCGCAGCCAGCGCCCCCCAAGGCACAGCCAGCGCCCCCCAAGGCGCAGCCAGCGCCCCCCGcaggctcagggggcccccagccccccccggggccgccccccgGGGCCCCTTGGGCCGGGTTCCGCACGCAGGGCccggggctcaggggggctccCGGCGCCCCCCGCACCAaggtgctggccctgccctcGCACCGCGGCCCCAAGATCAG gaaacgGGACAAGGGGAAGAAGGCTCAGCcgccccccaagccccccaaagcccccaagGCCTCTCGGCGGCGGGAGAAGCTCCgggtgccccctccccag ggccaGCGGCGGCGCCGGGGGGGCCCCGGGGGGGCCGAGGCGCGCTTCCAGGAGCTGGTGGAGAGGTACAAGAGGAAGATTTTGGGGAGCACCCCCGCCACGGCCCGGGGGGGAAAGTGGTTCgagagctga